A single genomic interval of Scatophagus argus isolate fScaArg1 chromosome 22, fScaArg1.pri, whole genome shotgun sequence harbors:
- the kera gene encoding LOW QUALITY PROTEIN: keratocan (The sequence of the model RefSeq protein was modified relative to this genomic sequence to represent the inferred CDS: substituted 1 base at 1 genomic stop codon) — protein sequence MFKVQAWGNQTINNTSLTRLAYSTNHISVADTTDVHQSQSLKKLRKQTSPGCMQTTHSSXRSRLGSKMTRLLSLLCILCLVGPVLSQDMPYEEFIAQMQACPKECRCPPNFPRAVYCDNKGLKSIPPIPPHTWYLYLQNNLIERLSADALRNATSLRWLNLNRNKITDEGMEEGVLNAMSQLAHLYIDDNLLSSVPSPLPASLEHLRLSRNRISKIPAGVFIGLDKLNLLDLQANKLMDDAVTEVSLKGLNNLVQINLAKNQLSSMPLGLPPTTTQLFLDGNNIEKIPAGYFKGLPKVAFLRLNHNKLGSSGVPKNVFNVSSILDLQLSHNQLTEVPLIPSGLEHLHLDHNNIKSVDGSNVCPVAIDTVDDSINESIPRLRYLSHGQRSQHLRLDGNEIKPPIPRDVILCFRLLRSIVI from the exons ATGTTCAAGGTGCAGGCCTGGGGGAATCAAACCATCAACAATACAAGTCTAAccaggctggcttacagcacTAACCACATCAGTGTTGCCGACACTACGGACGTTCATCAGAGCCAATCACTGAAGAAGCTAAGGAAACAAACCTCACCTGGCTGCATGCAGACCACTCACTCTAGTTGAAGAAGCAG GTTGGGCAGCAAAATGACACGTCTTCTGAGTCTTCTCTGTATCTTGTGCCTGGTTGGGCCAGTTCTCAGCCAGGACATGCCTTATGAGGAATTTATAGCCCAGATGCAAGCCTGCCCCAAAGAGTGTCGCTGCCCCCCAAACTTCCCTCGTGCTGTCTACTGTGACAATAAAGGCCTGAAAAGCATCCCCCCAATCCCCCCACACACATGGTATCTCTACCTGCAAAATAATCTAATTGAAAGGCTGTCAGCAGATGCTCTGCGTAATGCCACATCGTTGCGCTGGCTCAACCTAAACCGCAACAAAATCACTGATGAGGGAATGGAAGAAGGTGTCCTGAATGCAATGTCTCAACTGGCACACCTCTACATAGATGACAACCTATTGTCTTCTGTACCATCTCCACTGCCAGCCAGTCTAGAGCATCTACGTCTCTCTCGTAATCGCATCTCCAAGATCCCTGCTGGTGTCTTCATTGGTCTGGACAAGCTTAACCTCTTGGACCTCCAGGCTAACAAGCTGATGGATGATGCTGTGACTGAGGTGAGCCTGAAGGGTCTTAACAACCTGGTACAAATCAATCTAGCCAAGAACCAGCTGAGTAGCATGCCTCTTGGCTTACCACCCACCACTACCCAGCTTTTCCTTGATGGCAACAACATTGAGAAGATCCCGGCTGGATACTTCAAAGGTTTGCCAAAAGTGGCATTTCTGAGGCTCAACCACAACAAGCTGGGCAGCAGTGGGGTTcccaaaaatgtgtttaatgtctCCAGCATTTTGGACTTGCAGCTGTCCCATAACCAGCTGACTGAGGTTCCCCTCATTCCCTCTGGCCTTGAGCACCTTCACCTCGACCACAACAATATAAAAA GTGTAGATGGCTCCAATGTCTGTCCTGTCGCCATTGACACTGTGGATGACTCCATCAACGAAAGTATTCCTCGACTGCGATACCtct cgcatggccagagatcccaacacctCAGACTGGATGGCAATGAGATTAAGCCACCAATTCCCAGGGATGTCATTCTCTGCTTCCGTCTCCTGAGGTCCATTGtcatctaa
- the epyc gene encoding epiphycan, protein MRMLVRLVLGLFVLKAVVGSPRFSRQVDLDTYDSANYDVDLDNLNLENQDIYDYEDGLTIDDPQIEIGTLAPPDYNYPIPEAPVEEQEQEVEEEEEQEEEMPLKPQLIPQGSGGSGVLMGPDTQKEVELRLTPIDILHVSGDFGSSVGSGASGASGDSGSGDSGDLPVSGGSGGSGDIVLISGASEELLSSGGSGEFLLSGDIVISGDLSISGDLSISGDPSLSGDLSGSGDIIGSEISEVSGELGSGEISPELPLGSGESGDQSGSEFSGDLLISETSVSSGVSGDSVESGDPGITLLSGEEELIPTTIPSETSGVSGEFSGASGTSGASGDLGVSGDLGLSGDSGVSSVSGSGDEEVPEVTLVPDTDKEEGLLPTTPETSQEGAGSVEGSVSSGLPETDEPDEPDEPDEPDEPEEPVIDRKGMPTCLLCTCLGGSVYCDDLKLDSVPPLPKDTTHFYARYNRITKINKSDFAFMNKLKKIDLTANEITSIDDKAFLGLPELKELVIRENHISQLPALPETMTLIDASHNNIGSKGIHHEAFKDMTNLLYLYITDNHIDYIPVPLPDSLRSLHLQHNNIQMMHEDTFCNLKDFSYIRNALEDIRLDGNPINLSRTPQAYICLPRIPIGDLI, encoded by the exons ATGAGGATGCTCGTGCGGCTTGTGTTGGGACTCTTCGTCCTCAAAGCGGTAGTGGGCAGCCCAAGATTTTCCCGACAAGTGGACCTGGACACATACGACAGTGCCAACTATGATGTGGATCTAGACAATTTAAATTTGGAGAACCAGGATATCTATGACTACGAAGACGGGCTGACAATTGATGATCCTCAG ATAGAGATTGGAACGCTGGCCCCACCCGACTATAACTACCCTATACCTGAGGCCCCAGtggaagaacaagaacaagaagtggaggaggaggaggagcaggaggaagagatgcCTCTAAAACCCCAGCTCATCCCTCAGGGGTCAGGGGGATCTGGGGTTCTCATGGGCCCAGACACACAGAAAG AGGTGGAGCTGCGTCTGACGCCCATTGACATCCTTCATGTCTCCGGAGATTTTGGGAGCTCTGTAGGGTCTGGGGCCTCTGGAGCTTCTGGGGATTCTGGGTCTGGAGACTCAGGAGACCTACCGGTCTCTGGTGGTTCTGGGGGCTCTGGAGACATTGTCCTGATCTCCGGAGCCTCTGAAGAGCTCCTCAGCTCTGGGGGATCTGGGGAATTCTTGCTATCTGGGGATATCGTGATATCTGGAGATCTCTCGATATCTGGAGATCTTTCAATATCTGGAGATCCCTCGTTATCTGGAGATCTCTCAGGGTCCGGGGATATAATAGGATCTGAAATTTCTGAAGTCTCTGGGGAACTTGGCTCTGGAGAGATTTCCCCTGAACTCCCCCTGGGCTCTGGAGAGTCTGGGGACCAGTCTGGTTCTGAGTTCTCCGGAGATCTCTTGATCTCAGAGACCTCTGTAAGCTCTGGGGTTTCTGGGGACTCTGTTGAGTCCGGGGACCCAGGGATAACATTGTTATCTGGAG AGGAGGAACTCATTCCCACGACTATCCCCAGTGAGACATCAGGTGTTTCTGGGGAGTTCTCAGGAGCTTCAGGAACCTCAGGGGCCTCTGGGGATCTTGGAGTCTCTGGAGACTTAGGGTTGTCTGGAGACTCTGGGGTTTCTAGTGTCTCTGGCTCTGGAGACGAAGAGGTCCCTGAGGTAACTCTGGTCCCTGACACTGATAAAG AGGAGGGGCTGCTTCCGACTACCCCAGAGACCTCTCAGGAGGGTGCTGGCAGTGTAGAAGGGTCAGTGAGCTCTGGATTGCCAGAGACTGATGAACCCGATGAGCCTGATGAGCCCGATGAGCCTGATGAGCCTGAAGAGCCTGTGATTGACAGGAAAG GTATGCCCACTTGCTTGCTGTGCACGTGCCTTGGTGGTTCGGTCTACTGTGATGACTTGAAGCTGGATAGTGTGCCACCTCTTCCCAAAGACACCACTCACTTCTATGCACGCTACAACAGAATCACCAAGATCAACAAGTCCGACTTCGCCTTCATGA ACAAGCTGAAGAAGATCGACTTAACCGCCAATGAGATAACGTCCATTGATGACAAAGCATTTTTGGGTCTGCCTGAGCTGAAGGAGCTGGTGATTCGAGAAAATCACATCTCACAGCTGCCCGCACTGCCAGAGACCATGACCCTGATCGATGCCAGCCATAACAACATTGGTAGCAAGGGTATTCACCACGAGGCGTTCAAA GATATGACAAACCTGCTGTACCTGTACATAACGGACAACCACATTGATTACATCCCTGTGCCCCTACCGGACAGCCTGCGATCTCTACACCTACAG CATAACAATATTCAAATGATGCACGAGGACACGTTCTGCAACCTGAAAGATTTCAGCTACATCAGGAATGCGTTGGAGGACATCCGTCTGGACGGCAATCCCATCAACCTCAGCAGGACCCCGCAGGCTTACATCTGCCTGCCCCGTATACCCATTGGGGATCTTATttaa
- the lum gene encoding lumican, which produces MFPLRVPLLAILVSVALCQYYDYDYQPVSMLGPSGPNCNQECECPINFPSAMYCDSRKLKFVPVVPSGIKYLYLQNNQIEEIKAGVFDNVTDVLRWLVLDNNQITNAKIAKGTIDKLTALEKLFFSYNNLTEPVIPPSKSLDELKMMHNKLSKFPSGLLNDKENLTSISLQHNQLTSDAITGAFKGPKKLLSLDVSHNRLKKLPAGVPGSLEILYADYNDIDGVGAGYLNKLPSLQYLRISHNKLEDSGIPAGVFNTTSLVELDLSFNKLQSIPEISDRLEQLYLQANEINKFDLSSFCKFVGPSDYSRLKHLRLDANYVTHSSMPPEYSNCLRQASDIMFE; this is translated from the exons ATGTTTCCTCTCCGTGTACCCCTTTTGGCCATACTGGTCAGTGTGGCCCTGTGCCAGTATTATGACTACGACTACCAGCCTGTGTCCATGTTAGGACCCTCAGGGCCTAACTGCAATCAAGAATGCGAGTGCCCAATCAACTTCCCTAGTGCCATGTATTGTGACAGCCGCAAGCTCAAGTTTGTTCCTGTGGTCCCATCAGGGATCAAGTACCTGTACCTCCAGAACAACCAGATAGAAGAGATCAAGGCTGGTGTGTTTGATAATGTTACTGATGTGCTTCGCTGGCTGGTACTTGACAACAACCAGATTACTAATGCCAAGATAGCAAAGGGCACAATCGACAAACTCACAGCATTGGAGAAGCTATTCTTCAGCTACAACAACCTGACAGAGCCAGTCATCCCTCCCTCAAAGTCTCTTGATGAGCTGAAGATGATGCACAACAAGTTGTCAAAGTTCCCCTCTGGACTCCTGAATGACAAGGAGAACTTGACCTCCATCAGCCTCCAGCACAATCAGCTAACCTCTGATGCTATCACAGGGGCATTCAAAGGGCCGAAGAAGCTGCTATCCCTGGATGTGAGCCACAACAGGCTGAAGAAGCTGCCCGCCGGAGTCCCCGGTTCACTGGAAATCCTCTATGCTGACTACAATGACATCGACGGTGTTGGGGCAGGATACCTGAACAAGCTGCCTTCACTGCAGTACCTGAGGATCTCCCACAACAAGCTGGAGGACTCCGGAATCCCTGCTGGAGTGTTCAATACGACATCGCTGGTGGAACTGGACCTGTCTTTCAACAAACTGCAGTCCATCCCTGAGATCAGCGACCGGCTGGAGCAACTCTACCTCCAGGCCAATGAGATTAACA AGTTCGACTTGTCAAGTTTCTGCAAGTTCGTCGGACCCAGTGACTATTCCCGCCTGAAGCATCTGCGTCTCGATGCCAACTAcgtcacacacagcagcatgccTCCTGAATACTCCAACTGTCTGCGCCAAGCTTCAGATATCATGTTTGAATAA